The following coding sequences are from one Lolium rigidum isolate FL_2022 chromosome 6, APGP_CSIRO_Lrig_0.1, whole genome shotgun sequence window:
- the LOC124668705 gene encoding uncharacterized protein LOC124668705 isoform X2 → MYSSRSTCFRTRSGLVRGNSIMDPSNSSGSRTRSGLVRRNNIIADPSEESCSKTRSGLVRVKNIVDPSEGSSSKARHELVMVNNSVDSSNASSSRTRSGLARVNNIVDSSEGSQSKTRSGLVRRNIAMDSNGGSCSKTRSGLVRGNIALDFNEDSSSKTRSGLVGGKTAIDSNEDSCSRTRSGLVRISPSIKVENKDEPVIKSLPGERCEADSPGKHGSNQSNDLNAPVIKGPDGCLGEVPVKDQLNYKADQVESKDEPVMKGPDGWWKEEVPRKNGSRHTTDLVQIKDELDSMVQLPDGWLREARPRKNGTTNKLDTYYIDPASGYEFRSLKDVQRYVESGDINKCSCRPKKRTIQDVCVTQNQAHTRASSEYTRPGTADKAIQCEILTSEGIMLPREELFGTYTGNAMLPEFEGIKPIQKYANKVDPLEHKSARMVSAQRAPGGKKSVKRKEPSAEVKPKKRKITSKEKIATPPRASSRIAALKVYPEGNAERGDEPTSVNLVNQVQPIQEETTYDSQFNQADTIIQVQTNQKSIANQLQSSQADTVIPMQINDEGSVNQLQSSRADALTKIQTKQENTTIHVQFSQADTIIPTQTNHDDTVNQLHSCQADTAIRIQTNRESTANQLQASQADTANQMHAMQEYTTSYSQVSKADTMNRKKTNQGNTARQLQSSNEKILIPVQAGQEYVSNHSRWQQRHGHTVNPIQANQEHATNQLKSSQADSGMKIQATQYFANHSEPRQAGTALNHMQINQETIQLQLGQADTMKQMQTMQQNSTNQLIQALTVDKKRSTHEYFTNHPKRSQSDNVNHMQISQGNSAYQIKDGVRMNTSPINQGNSAYQKQSQRVNVNNMQISQGNSAYQLPSDRANSLNQIATQENTTSRSQLIQGLTVNQIQAIRENNTRYLQPRYAENPIRQSDFSQKPEWGHGAPVTNFWENVENQKSSNPVKIEASPTATSSANFQRQYAPAQEPVLPTQAAMPEAADPSGFGLSLFGSSWSDPCIEFAFKTLTGDIPVLDDSPAVRDHFPLQHDLNKIAPPDYSAPSVDDTRNTQFDHAGHHSAQRPSDRFYNGGWFPPQ, encoded by the exons ATGTATTCCAGCAGGAGCACATGTTTTAGAACAAGAAGTGGGCTTGTCAGGGGAAACAGCATCATGGATCCCAGCAACAGTTCAGGTTCTAGAACAAGAAGTGGGCTTGTCAGGCGAAATAACATCATTGCGGATCCCAGTGAGGAATCATGTTCTAAAACCCGAAGTGGGCTTGTTAGGGTAAAGAATATCGTGGATCCCAGTGAGGGTTCATCTTCTAAAGCTCGACATGAGCTTGTTATGGTAAACAACAGCGTGGATTCCAGCAATGCTTCATCTTCTAGAACACGAAGTGGGCTTGCTAGGGTAAATAATATCGTGGATTCCAGCGAGGGTTCACAATCTAAAACAAGAAGTGGGCTTGTTAGACGAAACATCGCTATGGATTCCAATGGCGGTTCATGTTCTAAAACACGAAGTGGGCTTGTTAGAGGAAACATTGCTCTGGATTTCAATGAAGATTCATCTTCTAAAACACGAAGTGGGCTTGTTGGAGGAAAAACTGCTATTGATTCCAACGAGGATTCATGTTCTAGAACACGAAGTGGGCTTGTTAGAATAAGCCCCTCCATTAAG GTAGAAAACAAGGATGAACCAGTCATTAAGAGCCTGCCTGGTGAACGTTGTGAAGCAGACAGTCCAGGAAAACATGGATCAAATCAGAGCAATGATCTG AATGCCCCAGTCATCAAGGGGCCAGATGGATGTTTGGGTGAAGTACCAGTAAAGGATCAATTAAATTACAAGGCTGATCAG GTTGAAAGCAAAGATGAACCAGTCATGAAGGGACCTGATGGATGGTGGAAAGAAGAAGTGCCCAGAAAGAATGGATCAAGGCACACTACTGATCTG GTCCAAATCAAGGATGAGCTTGACAGTATGGTTCAGTTGCCTGATGGATGGTTGAGAGAAGCCAGACCAAGAAAGAATGGAACTACAAACAAGCTTGATACG TACTACATTGACCCAGCTAGTGGTTATGAATTTCGCTCCCTGAAGGATGTGCAACGCTATGTTGAATCAGGAGACATAAATAAATGCAGTTGTAGGCCAAAGAAGAGAACTATCCAGGATGTTTGTGTTACACAGAACCAAGCTCAT ACAAGAGCATCATCAGAATACACAAGACCGGGTACCGCTGACAAGGCCATTCAGTGCGAAATACTAACCTCAGAAGGGATCATGCTTCCTCGGGAAGAACTGTTCGGTACATATACTGGAAATGCGATGTTACCAGAGTTTGAAGGCATTAAACCAATACAAAAATATGCCAACAAGGTTGATCCATTGGAACACAAGAGTGCGCGGATGGTCTCTGCGCAGCGTGCTCCAGGGGGGAAGAAATCTGTTAAAAGGAAAGAACCAAGTGCAGAGGTGAAACCCAAGAAGCGTAAAATCACTTCTAAAGAAAAGATTGCAACACCTCCCCGAGCGTCATCTCGGATAGCTGCATTGAAGGTTTATCCTGAAGGAAACGCTGAGCGTGGAGATGAACCAACTAGTGTAAATCTTGTCAATCAGGTACAGCCTATTCAAGAGGAAACTACATATGACTCACAGTTCAACCAAGCAGACACTATCATTCAAGTACAGACCAATCAGAAGAGCATAGCCAATCAGTTACAGTCGAGCCAAGCAGATACTGTCATTCCAATGCAGATCAATGATGAGGGCTCTGTCAATCAATTACAGTCTAGTCGAGCAGACGCGCTCACTAAAATACAGACCAAGCAGGAGAACACTACCATTCATGTACAGTTCAGCCAAGCAGATACTATCATTCCAACGCAGACCAATCATGATGACACTGTCAACCAGTTGCATTCGTGCCAGGCGGACACTGCCATTCGAATACAGACCAATCGGGAGAGTACTGCCAATCAGTTACAGGCGAGCCAAGCAGACACTGCTAATCAAATGCATGCAATGCAGGAATACACTACCAGTTACTCACAGGTGAGCAAAGCAGACACTATGAATAGAAAAAAGACTAATCAAGGAAATACTGCCCGTCAGTTACAGTCGAGCAATGAAAAGATACTCATTCCGGTACAGGCAGGACAGGAATATGTTAGCAATCACTCGCGGTGGCAGCAAAGGCATGGGCACACTGTGAATCCAATACAAGCTAATCAGGAACATGCCACCAATCAGTTGAAGTCGAGCCAAGCAGATTCTGGCATGAAAATACAGGCTACACAATACTTCGCCAATCACTCAGAGCCGAGGCAAGCAGGCACTGCTCTGAACCACATGCAGATTAACCAGGAAACCATTCAATTACAGTTGGGTCAAGCTGACACTATGAAACAAATGCAAACTATGCAGCAGAATAGTACCAACCAGCTGATCCAAGCTTTAACTGTTGATAAAAAACGGAGTACGCATGAATACTTCACCAATCATCCAAAGCGGAGCCAAAGTGATAATGTGAATCATATGCAGATTAGCCAAGGGAACTCTGCCTATCAGATAAAAGACGGAGTACGCATGAATACTTCACCAATCAACCAAGGAAACTCTGCCTATCAGAAGCAGAGCCAAAGAGTTAATGTGAATAATATGCAGATTAGCCAAGGAAACTCTGCCTATCAATTACCATCGGATCGAGCTAACTCTCTGAATCAGATAGCTACGCAGGAAAATACCACCAGTCGGTCACAGCTGATCCAAGGTTTAACTGTCAACCAAATACAGGCTATTCGGGAAAACAATACCAGATACTTGCAGCCACGTTATGCTGAGAATCCTATCCGGCAGTCTGATTTCTCTCAGAAACCTGAGTGGGGACATGGAGCACCTGTCACCAACTTTTGGGAAAATGTTGAGAACCAGAAGTCGTCAAATCCTGTGAAAATAGAGGCGTCGCCTACTGCAACCTCCTCGGCAAATTTTCAACGCCAATATGCGCCAGCCCAAGAACCCGTTTTGCCAACGCAGGCTGCAATGCCCGAAGCTGCTGATCCATCTGGGTTTGGCTTGTCATTATTTGGAAGTTCCTGGTCAGACCCTTGCATCGAGTTCGCGTTCAAGACCCTTACAGGTGACATTCCTGTTCTGGATGACAGTCCAGCTGTTCGGGACCACTTCCCTCTGCAACACGACTTGAATAAAATTGCACCGCCAGATTATTCTGCTCCCTCCGTGGATGATACTAGAAATACACAATtcgaccatgccggccaccactCGGCGCAAAGGCCATCAGATAGGTTCTACAACGGTGGTTGGTTCCCTCCACAGTGA
- the LOC124668705 gene encoding uncharacterized protein LOC124668705 isoform X3 yields the protein MYSSRSTCFRTRSGLVRGNSIMDPSNSSGSRTRSGLVRRNNIIADPSEESCSKTRSGLVRVKNIVDPSEGSSSKARHELVMVNNSVDSSNASSSRTRSGLARVNNIVDSSEGSQSKTRSGLVRRNIAMDSNGGSCSKTRSGLVRGNIALDFNEDSSSKTRSGLVGGKTAIDSNEDSCSRTRSGLVRISPSIKVENKDEPVIKSLPGERCEADSPGKHGSNQSNDLVLIKNAPVIKGPDGCLGEVPVKDQLNYKADQVESKDEPVMKGPDGWWKEEVPRKNGSRHTTDLVQIKDELDSMVQLPDGWLREARPRKNGTTNKLDTYYIDPASGYEFRSLKDVQRYVESGDINKCSCRPKKRTIQDVCVTQNQAHTRASSEYTRPGTADKAIQCEILTSEGIMLPREELFGTYTGNAMLPEFEGIKPIQKYANKVDPLEHKSARMVSAQRAPGGKKSVKRKEPSAEVKPKKRKITSKEKIATPPRASSRIAALKVYPEGNAERGDEPTSVNLVNQVQPIQEETTYDSQFNQADTIIQVQTNQKSIANQLQSSQADTVIPMQINDEGSVNQLQSSRADALTKIQTKQENTTIHVQFSQADTIIPTQTNHDDTVNQLHSCQADTAIRIQTNRESTANQLQASQADTANQMHAMQEYTTSYSQVSKADTMNRKKTNQGNTARQLQSSNEKILIPVQAGQEYVSNHSRWQQRHGHTVNPIQANQEHATNQLKSSQADSGMKIQATQYFANHSEPRQAGTALNHMQINQETIQLQLGQADTMKQMQTMQQNSTNQLIQALTVDKKRSTHEYFTNHPKRSQSDNVNHMQINQGNSAYQKQSQRVNVNNMQISQGNSAYQLPSDRANSLNQIATQENTTSRSQLIQGLTVNQIQAIRENNTRYLQPRYAENPIRQSDFSQKPEWGHGAPVTNFWENVENQKSSNPVKIEASPTATSSANFQRQYAPAQEPVLPTQAAMPEAADPSGFGLSLFGSSWSDPCIEFAFKTLTGDIPVLDDSPAVRDHFPLQHDLNKIAPPDYSAPSVDDTRNTQFDHAGHHSAQRPSDRFYNGGWFPPQ from the exons ATGTATTCCAGCAGGAGCACATGTTTTAGAACAAGAAGTGGGCTTGTCAGGGGAAACAGCATCATGGATCCCAGCAACAGTTCAGGTTCTAGAACAAGAAGTGGGCTTGTCAGGCGAAATAACATCATTGCGGATCCCAGTGAGGAATCATGTTCTAAAACCCGAAGTGGGCTTGTTAGGGTAAAGAATATCGTGGATCCCAGTGAGGGTTCATCTTCTAAAGCTCGACATGAGCTTGTTATGGTAAACAACAGCGTGGATTCCAGCAATGCTTCATCTTCTAGAACACGAAGTGGGCTTGCTAGGGTAAATAATATCGTGGATTCCAGCGAGGGTTCACAATCTAAAACAAGAAGTGGGCTTGTTAGACGAAACATCGCTATGGATTCCAATGGCGGTTCATGTTCTAAAACACGAAGTGGGCTTGTTAGAGGAAACATTGCTCTGGATTTCAATGAAGATTCATCTTCTAAAACACGAAGTGGGCTTGTTGGAGGAAAAACTGCTATTGATTCCAACGAGGATTCATGTTCTAGAACACGAAGTGGGCTTGTTAGAATAAGCCCCTCCATTAAG GTAGAAAACAAGGATGAACCAGTCATTAAGAGCCTGCCTGGTGAACGTTGTGAAGCAGACAGTCCAGGAAAACATGGATCAAATCAGAGCAATGATCTG GTTCTTATCAAGAATGCCCCAGTCATCAAGGGGCCAGATGGATGTTTGGGTGAAGTACCAGTAAAGGATCAATTAAATTACAAGGCTGATCAG GTTGAAAGCAAAGATGAACCAGTCATGAAGGGACCTGATGGATGGTGGAAAGAAGAAGTGCCCAGAAAGAATGGATCAAGGCACACTACTGATCTG GTCCAAATCAAGGATGAGCTTGACAGTATGGTTCAGTTGCCTGATGGATGGTTGAGAGAAGCCAGACCAAGAAAGAATGGAACTACAAACAAGCTTGATACG TACTACATTGACCCAGCTAGTGGTTATGAATTTCGCTCCCTGAAGGATGTGCAACGCTATGTTGAATCAGGAGACATAAATAAATGCAGTTGTAGGCCAAAGAAGAGAACTATCCAGGATGTTTGTGTTACACAGAACCAAGCTCAT ACAAGAGCATCATCAGAATACACAAGACCGGGTACCGCTGACAAGGCCATTCAGTGCGAAATACTAACCTCAGAAGGGATCATGCTTCCTCGGGAAGAACTGTTCGGTACATATACTGGAAATGCGATGTTACCAGAGTTTGAAGGCATTAAACCAATACAAAAATATGCCAACAAGGTTGATCCATTGGAACACAAGAGTGCGCGGATGGTCTCTGCGCAGCGTGCTCCAGGGGGGAAGAAATCTGTTAAAAGGAAAGAACCAAGTGCAGAGGTGAAACCCAAGAAGCGTAAAATCACTTCTAAAGAAAAGATTGCAACACCTCCCCGAGCGTCATCTCGGATAGCTGCATTGAAGGTTTATCCTGAAGGAAACGCTGAGCGTGGAGATGAACCAACTAGTGTAAATCTTGTCAATCAGGTACAGCCTATTCAAGAGGAAACTACATATGACTCACAGTTCAACCAAGCAGACACTATCATTCAAGTACAGACCAATCAGAAGAGCATAGCCAATCAGTTACAGTCGAGCCAAGCAGATACTGTCATTCCAATGCAGATCAATGATGAGGGCTCTGTCAATCAATTACAGTCTAGTCGAGCAGACGCGCTCACTAAAATACAGACCAAGCAGGAGAACACTACCATTCATGTACAGTTCAGCCAAGCAGATACTATCATTCCAACGCAGACCAATCATGATGACACTGTCAACCAGTTGCATTCGTGCCAGGCGGACACTGCCATTCGAATACAGACCAATCGGGAGAGTACTGCCAATCAGTTACAGGCGAGCCAAGCAGACACTGCTAATCAAATGCATGCAATGCAGGAATACACTACCAGTTACTCACAGGTGAGCAAAGCAGACACTATGAATAGAAAAAAGACTAATCAAGGAAATACTGCCCGTCAGTTACAGTCGAGCAATGAAAAGATACTCATTCCGGTACAGGCAGGACAGGAATATGTTAGCAATCACTCGCGGTGGCAGCAAAGGCATGGGCACACTGTGAATCCAATACAAGCTAATCAGGAACATGCCACCAATCAGTTGAAGTCGAGCCAAGCAGATTCTGGCATGAAAATACAGGCTACACAATACTTCGCCAATCACTCAGAGCCGAGGCAAGCAGGCACTGCTCTGAACCACATGCAGATTAACCAGGAAACCATTCAATTACAGTTGGGTCAAGCTGACACTATGAAACAAATGCAAACTATGCAGCAGAATAGTACCAACCAGCTGATCCAAGCTTTAACTGTTGATAAAAAACGGAGTACGCATGAATACTTCACCAATCATCCAAAGCGGAGCCAAAGTGATAATGTGAATCATATGCAGATT AACCAAGGAAACTCTGCCTATCAGAAGCAGAGCCAAAGAGTTAATGTGAATAATATGCAGATTAGCCAAGGAAACTCTGCCTATCAATTACCATCGGATCGAGCTAACTCTCTGAATCAGATAGCTACGCAGGAAAATACCACCAGTCGGTCACAGCTGATCCAAGGTTTAACTGTCAACCAAATACAGGCTATTCGGGAAAACAATACCAGATACTTGCAGCCACGTTATGCTGAGAATCCTATCCGGCAGTCTGATTTCTCTCAGAAACCTGAGTGGGGACATGGAGCACCTGTCACCAACTTTTGGGAAAATGTTGAGAACCAGAAGTCGTCAAATCCTGTGAAAATAGAGGCGTCGCCTACTGCAACCTCCTCGGCAAATTTTCAACGCCAATATGCGCCAGCCCAAGAACCCGTTTTGCCAACGCAGGCTGCAATGCCCGAAGCTGCTGATCCATCTGGGTTTGGCTTGTCATTATTTGGAAGTTCCTGGTCAGACCCTTGCATCGAGTTCGCGTTCAAGACCCTTACAGGTGACATTCCTGTTCTGGATGACAGTCCAGCTGTTCGGGACCACTTCCCTCTGCAACACGACTTGAATAAAATTGCACCGCCAGATTATTCTGCTCCCTCCGTGGATGATACTAGAAATACACAATtcgaccatgccggccaccactCGGCGCAAAGGCCATCAGATAGGTTCTACAACGGTGGTTGGTTCCCTCCACAGTGA
- the LOC124668705 gene encoding uncharacterized protein LOC124668705 isoform X1, translating into MYSSRSTCFRTRSGLVRGNSIMDPSNSSGSRTRSGLVRRNNIIADPSEESCSKTRSGLVRVKNIVDPSEGSSSKARHELVMVNNSVDSSNASSSRTRSGLARVNNIVDSSEGSQSKTRSGLVRRNIAMDSNGGSCSKTRSGLVRGNIALDFNEDSSSKTRSGLVGGKTAIDSNEDSCSRTRSGLVRISPSIKVENKDEPVIKSLPGERCEADSPGKHGSNQSNDLVLIKNAPVIKGPDGCLGEVPVKDQLNYKADQVESKDEPVMKGPDGWWKEEVPRKNGSRHTTDLVQIKDELDSMVQLPDGWLREARPRKNGTTNKLDTYYIDPASGYEFRSLKDVQRYVESGDINKCSCRPKKRTIQDVCVTQNQAHTRASSEYTRPGTADKAIQCEILTSEGIMLPREELFGTYTGNAMLPEFEGIKPIQKYANKVDPLEHKSARMVSAQRAPGGKKSVKRKEPSAEVKPKKRKITSKEKIATPPRASSRIAALKVYPEGNAERGDEPTSVNLVNQVQPIQEETTYDSQFNQADTIIQVQTNQKSIANQLQSSQADTVIPMQINDEGSVNQLQSSRADALTKIQTKQENTTIHVQFSQADTIIPTQTNHDDTVNQLHSCQADTAIRIQTNRESTANQLQASQADTANQMHAMQEYTTSYSQVSKADTMNRKKTNQGNTARQLQSSNEKILIPVQAGQEYVSNHSRWQQRHGHTVNPIQANQEHATNQLKSSQADSGMKIQATQYFANHSEPRQAGTALNHMQINQETIQLQLGQADTMKQMQTMQQNSTNQLIQALTVDKKRSTHEYFTNHPKRSQSDNVNHMQISQGNSAYQIKDGVRMNTSPINQGNSAYQKQSQRVNVNNMQISQGNSAYQLPSDRANSLNQIATQENTTSRSQLIQGLTVNQIQAIRENNTRYLQPRYAENPIRQSDFSQKPEWGHGAPVTNFWENVENQKSSNPVKIEASPTATSSANFQRQYAPAQEPVLPTQAAMPEAADPSGFGLSLFGSSWSDPCIEFAFKTLTGDIPVLDDSPAVRDHFPLQHDLNKIAPPDYSAPSVDDTRNTQFDHAGHHSAQRPSDRFYNGGWFPPQ; encoded by the exons ATGTATTCCAGCAGGAGCACATGTTTTAGAACAAGAAGTGGGCTTGTCAGGGGAAACAGCATCATGGATCCCAGCAACAGTTCAGGTTCTAGAACAAGAAGTGGGCTTGTCAGGCGAAATAACATCATTGCGGATCCCAGTGAGGAATCATGTTCTAAAACCCGAAGTGGGCTTGTTAGGGTAAAGAATATCGTGGATCCCAGTGAGGGTTCATCTTCTAAAGCTCGACATGAGCTTGTTATGGTAAACAACAGCGTGGATTCCAGCAATGCTTCATCTTCTAGAACACGAAGTGGGCTTGCTAGGGTAAATAATATCGTGGATTCCAGCGAGGGTTCACAATCTAAAACAAGAAGTGGGCTTGTTAGACGAAACATCGCTATGGATTCCAATGGCGGTTCATGTTCTAAAACACGAAGTGGGCTTGTTAGAGGAAACATTGCTCTGGATTTCAATGAAGATTCATCTTCTAAAACACGAAGTGGGCTTGTTGGAGGAAAAACTGCTATTGATTCCAACGAGGATTCATGTTCTAGAACACGAAGTGGGCTTGTTAGAATAAGCCCCTCCATTAAG GTAGAAAACAAGGATGAACCAGTCATTAAGAGCCTGCCTGGTGAACGTTGTGAAGCAGACAGTCCAGGAAAACATGGATCAAATCAGAGCAATGATCTG GTTCTTATCAAGAATGCCCCAGTCATCAAGGGGCCAGATGGATGTTTGGGTGAAGTACCAGTAAAGGATCAATTAAATTACAAGGCTGATCAG GTTGAAAGCAAAGATGAACCAGTCATGAAGGGACCTGATGGATGGTGGAAAGAAGAAGTGCCCAGAAAGAATGGATCAAGGCACACTACTGATCTG GTCCAAATCAAGGATGAGCTTGACAGTATGGTTCAGTTGCCTGATGGATGGTTGAGAGAAGCCAGACCAAGAAAGAATGGAACTACAAACAAGCTTGATACG TACTACATTGACCCAGCTAGTGGTTATGAATTTCGCTCCCTGAAGGATGTGCAACGCTATGTTGAATCAGGAGACATAAATAAATGCAGTTGTAGGCCAAAGAAGAGAACTATCCAGGATGTTTGTGTTACACAGAACCAAGCTCAT ACAAGAGCATCATCAGAATACACAAGACCGGGTACCGCTGACAAGGCCATTCAGTGCGAAATACTAACCTCAGAAGGGATCATGCTTCCTCGGGAAGAACTGTTCGGTACATATACTGGAAATGCGATGTTACCAGAGTTTGAAGGCATTAAACCAATACAAAAATATGCCAACAAGGTTGATCCATTGGAACACAAGAGTGCGCGGATGGTCTCTGCGCAGCGTGCTCCAGGGGGGAAGAAATCTGTTAAAAGGAAAGAACCAAGTGCAGAGGTGAAACCCAAGAAGCGTAAAATCACTTCTAAAGAAAAGATTGCAACACCTCCCCGAGCGTCATCTCGGATAGCTGCATTGAAGGTTTATCCTGAAGGAAACGCTGAGCGTGGAGATGAACCAACTAGTGTAAATCTTGTCAATCAGGTACAGCCTATTCAAGAGGAAACTACATATGACTCACAGTTCAACCAAGCAGACACTATCATTCAAGTACAGACCAATCAGAAGAGCATAGCCAATCAGTTACAGTCGAGCCAAGCAGATACTGTCATTCCAATGCAGATCAATGATGAGGGCTCTGTCAATCAATTACAGTCTAGTCGAGCAGACGCGCTCACTAAAATACAGACCAAGCAGGAGAACACTACCATTCATGTACAGTTCAGCCAAGCAGATACTATCATTCCAACGCAGACCAATCATGATGACACTGTCAACCAGTTGCATTCGTGCCAGGCGGACACTGCCATTCGAATACAGACCAATCGGGAGAGTACTGCCAATCAGTTACAGGCGAGCCAAGCAGACACTGCTAATCAAATGCATGCAATGCAGGAATACACTACCAGTTACTCACAGGTGAGCAAAGCAGACACTATGAATAGAAAAAAGACTAATCAAGGAAATACTGCCCGTCAGTTACAGTCGAGCAATGAAAAGATACTCATTCCGGTACAGGCAGGACAGGAATATGTTAGCAATCACTCGCGGTGGCAGCAAAGGCATGGGCACACTGTGAATCCAATACAAGCTAATCAGGAACATGCCACCAATCAGTTGAAGTCGAGCCAAGCAGATTCTGGCATGAAAATACAGGCTACACAATACTTCGCCAATCACTCAGAGCCGAGGCAAGCAGGCACTGCTCTGAACCACATGCAGATTAACCAGGAAACCATTCAATTACAGTTGGGTCAAGCTGACACTATGAAACAAATGCAAACTATGCAGCAGAATAGTACCAACCAGCTGATCCAAGCTTTAACTGTTGATAAAAAACGGAGTACGCATGAATACTTCACCAATCATCCAAAGCGGAGCCAAAGTGATAATGTGAATCATATGCAGATTAGCCAAGGGAACTCTGCCTATCAGATAAAAGACGGAGTACGCATGAATACTTCACCAATCAACCAAGGAAACTCTGCCTATCAGAAGCAGAGCCAAAGAGTTAATGTGAATAATATGCAGATTAGCCAAGGAAACTCTGCCTATCAATTACCATCGGATCGAGCTAACTCTCTGAATCAGATAGCTACGCAGGAAAATACCACCAGTCGGTCACAGCTGATCCAAGGTTTAACTGTCAACCAAATACAGGCTATTCGGGAAAACAATACCAGATACTTGCAGCCACGTTATGCTGAGAATCCTATCCGGCAGTCTGATTTCTCTCAGAAACCTGAGTGGGGACATGGAGCACCTGTCACCAACTTTTGGGAAAATGTTGAGAACCAGAAGTCGTCAAATCCTGTGAAAATAGAGGCGTCGCCTACTGCAACCTCCTCGGCAAATTTTCAACGCCAATATGCGCCAGCCCAAGAACCCGTTTTGCCAACGCAGGCTGCAATGCCCGAAGCTGCTGATCCATCTGGGTTTGGCTTGTCATTATTTGGAAGTTCCTGGTCAGACCCTTGCATCGAGTTCGCGTTCAAGACCCTTACAGGTGACATTCCTGTTCTGGATGACAGTCCAGCTGTTCGGGACCACTTCCCTCTGCAACACGACTTGAATAAAATTGCACCGCCAGATTATTCTGCTCCCTCCGTGGATGATACTAGAAATACACAATtcgaccatgccggccaccactCGGCGCAAAGGCCATCAGATAGGTTCTACAACGGTGGTTGGTTCCCTCCACAGTGA